In Streptomyces violaceusniger Tu 4113, one DNA window encodes the following:
- a CDS encoding nuclear transport factor 2 family protein, with translation MTRTPEQIFHDHGRALGSGDLDRISANYAEDAVFVTPSGVLRGREGVKQGIGTLLGDLPNAAWDLKPQFADDVLFLEWSATTGHARVEDGVDTFVFRDGLIQAQTVRYTLVAQNG, from the coding sequence ATGACCCGGACACCCGAACAGATCTTCCACGACCACGGCCGAGCGCTCGGCTCGGGAGACCTGGACAGGATCAGCGCCAACTACGCCGAGGATGCGGTCTTTGTCACCCCCTCCGGCGTGCTGCGGGGACGCGAGGGAGTGAAGCAGGGCATCGGCACCCTGCTCGGCGATCTGCCAAACGCCGCATGGGACCTGAAGCCTCAGTTCGCGGATGACGTTCTCTTTCTCGAATGGTCGGCCACCACCGGCCACGCACGAGTGGAGGACGGAGTCGACACCTTCGTCTTCCGCGACGGCCTCATCCAGGCCCAGACCGTGCGCTACACCCTGGTCGCCCAAAACGGCTGA
- a CDS encoding Na+/H+ antiporter, translating to MRGLEVVVVVLAAVLTMTWLARRLRWNEPVMLVAGGCLIGLIPDFRGPALPPEVVLLLFLPPLLYWESLTTSLREIRTNVRGIVLLATGLVLATAAAVASVGHALGLSWPLAFVLGAVVAPTDAIAVATVARGLPRRIRTILRAESLINDGTALTLYAVVIGVAVKGLSVTWTDTAVRFLLAYAGGAAIGCGCAAVVVALRRRLRDRSVENALGVLTPFATYLPAQVLGVSGVLAVVTCGLILSQAGPKVISAGSRVQIISFWEVSTSLLNSALFVLVGVQTPAIVSGIGSVSPGHAVITASLVSGVVIATRLLWLYSVPYLIRVIDRRPVQRTLRYGARQRFPVAWSGVRGAVSLAAALAVPTATATGQPLAGHGLLVFTAVTVILVTLVLQGTTMPAVIRWSGLHGDPDETAEERRAHRQIIAAALEALPDHARRLKTPPETADAILSELRQYAAEKAGPPDTEDTGVRAGLELRRALIGVERSALIRLRDQRSIDDIVLRRLQSLLDTEEIRIELALRAFTGRPP from the coding sequence ATGCGTGGCCTCGAAGTCGTCGTGGTGGTGCTCGCGGCGGTACTGACCATGACGTGGCTGGCTCGCCGCCTGCGCTGGAACGAGCCGGTCATGCTGGTGGCGGGCGGCTGCCTGATCGGCCTGATCCCCGACTTCCGCGGGCCGGCCCTGCCGCCCGAGGTGGTCCTGCTGCTGTTCCTGCCCCCACTGCTCTACTGGGAGTCGCTGACCACCTCCCTCCGTGAGATCCGGACGAACGTGCGCGGCATTGTGCTGCTCGCGACCGGTCTGGTGCTGGCCACCGCCGCCGCCGTGGCCTCGGTGGGGCACGCGCTGGGCCTTTCCTGGCCACTCGCCTTTGTCCTCGGTGCCGTCGTCGCCCCCACGGACGCCATCGCCGTGGCGACGGTCGCCCGTGGGCTGCCCCGCCGGATCCGGACCATCCTCCGGGCGGAGAGCCTGATCAACGACGGCACCGCACTCACCCTCTACGCCGTGGTGATCGGCGTCGCCGTAAAGGGGCTGTCCGTCACCTGGACGGACACCGCCGTGCGATTCCTGCTCGCCTACGCGGGCGGTGCCGCGATCGGTTGCGGATGCGCCGCCGTCGTCGTGGCCCTGCGCAGGCGGTTGCGTGACCGCAGTGTGGAGAACGCCTTGGGCGTACTCACCCCGTTCGCCACCTATCTGCCCGCACAAGTGCTGGGCGTCTCCGGCGTTCTGGCGGTGGTCACCTGCGGTCTCATCCTCAGCCAGGCGGGTCCCAAGGTGATCAGCGCGGGCTCCAGAGTGCAGATCATCTCGTTCTGGGAGGTGAGCACCTCCCTCCTCAACAGCGCCCTCTTCGTCCTGGTCGGCGTCCAGACGCCCGCCATCGTCAGCGGGATCGGCTCCGTCTCCCCGGGACACGCGGTCATCACCGCCTCGCTGGTCAGCGGCGTAGTGATCGCCACCCGACTGCTGTGGCTGTACTCGGTGCCCTACCTCATCCGCGTCATCGACCGCCGCCCGGTCCAGCGCACGCTGCGCTACGGCGCCCGGCAGAGGTTCCCGGTCGCCTGGAGCGGGGTGCGCGGTGCCGTCTCGCTCGCGGCCGCACTCGCCGTCCCGACCGCCACCGCGACGGGGCAGCCGCTCGCGGGACACGGCCTGCTGGTCTTCACCGCCGTAACCGTCATCCTGGTCACGCTGGTCCTCCAGGGGACGACGATGCCCGCGGTGATCCGCTGGTCGGGACTGCACGGCGATCCCGACGAGACCGCCGAGGAACGCCGCGCCCATCGCCAGATCATCGCCGCCGCGCTGGAGGCCCTTCCCGACCACGCCAGGCGTCTGAAAACGCCGCCGGAGACCGCCGACGCCATCCTGAGCGAACTGCGCCAGTACGCCGCCGAAAAGGCGGGACCACCGGATACCGAGGACACCGGTGTACGGGCCGGGCTCGAACTGCGCCGCGCCCTGATCGGCGTCGAACGCAGCGCCCTGATCCGCCTGCGGGACCAGCGCAGCATCGACGACATCGTTCTGCGCCGGCTGCAGTCGCTGCTGGACACCGAGGAGATCAGGATCGAGCTGGCCCTGCGTGCCTTCACCGGTCGGCCGCCGTAG
- a CDS encoding NADP-dependent oxidoreductase: MRAARFHEYGGAESLVIEQASDPHPGLGEIRVRVAAASVNPIDWKLRAGALHQLIPLELPAIPGRDAAGVVDEIGDGVQGVSIGDRVFGLGGVTGATAELVILSAWAHVPDTWNDEQAAGAGLASVTAMRGLNVLGSLAGRTLLVEGAAGGVGSAAVEIAGARGATVIGTASERNHEFLISLGAVPTTYGPGLAQRLSALAPHGVDIALDTAASGSLDDLVAITGDPTRVATVADHAGGQRLGTHVVNAENDSTLLSAAAELGRQGRYTPRIEQTYPLERIADAHAHAERGRTRGKIVICI; this comes from the coding sequence ATGCGTGCAGCCCGCTTCCATGAATACGGCGGAGCGGAGAGCCTGGTGATCGAGCAGGCCTCCGACCCCCACCCCGGACTTGGTGAGATCCGTGTCCGCGTCGCGGCGGCCAGCGTCAATCCCATCGACTGGAAGCTGCGCGCCGGCGCCCTGCACCAGCTGATTCCCCTGGAGCTACCCGCCATTCCCGGGCGCGACGCCGCCGGCGTGGTCGACGAAATCGGTGACGGAGTGCAGGGGGTGAGCATCGGCGACCGCGTCTTCGGGCTGGGCGGTGTCACCGGCGCAACCGCAGAGCTGGTCATCCTCTCGGCCTGGGCCCACGTGCCCGACACGTGGAACGATGAGCAGGCTGCGGGCGCCGGTCTCGCGTCCGTGACCGCGATGCGTGGCCTGAACGTGCTCGGCTCCCTCGCGGGGCGCACCCTTCTCGTCGAGGGCGCCGCCGGAGGCGTGGGCAGCGCGGCAGTCGAGATCGCTGGGGCACGAGGTGCCACCGTGATCGGGACAGCCAGCGAACGAAACCACGAGTTCCTCATCTCTCTCGGCGCCGTTCCCACCACCTACGGCCCCGGCCTCGCGCAGCGCCTGTCCGCTCTCGCTCCGCACGGCGTCGACATCGCGCTCGACACCGCGGCCTCCGGATCCCTGGACGACCTCGTCGCGATCACGGGCGACCCGACGCGCGTCGCGACGGTCGCCGACCACGCAGGCGGGCAGCGCCTGGGCACGCATGTGGTCAACGCGGAGAACGACTCCACCCTCCTGTCCGCGGCCGCGGAGCTGGGCCGGCAAGGCCGCTACACACCCCGTATCGAACAGACCTACCCCCTGGAGCGGATCGCCGACGCCCACGCGCACGCCGAGCGCGGACGCACACGCGGAAAGATCGTGATCTGCATCTGA
- a CDS encoding winged helix-turn-helix transcriptional regulator, with translation MTQRPPLPPDLFDELCPSSMLPFRFGDKWAPMVLRCLEDGPRRYSELRVPLGRVTPKALTQSLRGLERNGFVSRTVHADPKLRVEYALTPLGRSLLEPLATACRWAAEHWDELLDARDGGEGGISSIG, from the coding sequence ATGACGCAACGGCCACCGCTGCCCCCCGACTTGTTCGACGAGCTGTGCCCGTCCTCGATGCTGCCTTTCCGCTTCGGTGACAAATGGGCACCCATGGTCCTCCGCTGCCTGGAGGACGGCCCGCGCAGATACTCCGAACTCCGCGTGCCACTGGGCCGCGTCACCCCGAAGGCCCTCACCCAGTCGCTCCGCGGCTTGGAGCGGAACGGGTTCGTGTCACGCACGGTGCACGCCGACCCGAAACTGCGGGTGGAGTACGCGCTGACACCGTTGGGCCGCAGCTTGCTGGAGCCGCTGGCCACCGCGTGCCGATGGGCGGCCGAGCACTGGGACGAACTGCTCGACGCCCGCGATGGCGGCGAGGGCGGCATCTCCTCCATCGGCTGA
- a CDS encoding VOC family protein: protein MSDAPTSDRPKLRHLAIVARDPEKLAEFYSDIFGMELFHRDPDGSCFLSDGYLSLALIKHQLDGDTPVGMNHFGFHVADTSEISAALVAAGADEPAERFTNRPFAEYRAMDPEGNWFDLSAHGFGGPRPAAGADKE from the coding sequence ATGTCTGACGCGCCCACCTCGGACAGGCCCAAACTGCGGCATCTGGCCATCGTCGCCCGTGACCCCGAGAAGCTGGCCGAGTTCTACAGCGACATCTTCGGCATGGAGCTCTTCCACCGGGACCCCGATGGCAGTTGCTTCCTCTCCGACGGCTATCTCAGCCTCGCCCTGATCAAGCATCAGCTCGACGGCGACACCCCCGTGGGCATGAACCACTTCGGATTCCATGTCGCCGACACATCCGAGATATCCGCGGCTCTGGTCGCCGCGGGCGCCGACGAGCCCGCCGAGCGCTTCACCAACCGTCCCTTCGCCGAGTATCGGGCCATGGACCCGGAGGGCAACTGGTTCGACCTCTCCGCGCACGGCTTCGGCGGTCCCCGCCCGGCAGCCGGAGCGGACAAGGAGTAA
- a CDS encoding class I adenylate-forming enzyme family protein, translating into MDLSTVLRWTAERYPHRRAVGGRTPMTYREWDAHTNQLARAMAELGVRPGERVVLLSTGGEPLASLHLAAQKLGAASVPLSFRFGASELAYCISDAEPALVIADDSTSAVAQEALGAIEAVPWIHSGDPAEATIERLARTQPDGPLDVQVSEQDISVMLYTSGTTGRPKGVPRTHSAEHHASVAHLLQSGQSLFDTTLGVMPLFHTMGLRTLISTVVAAGTWVPQTKFDAEEMLGLIADEEISSLFLVPTIYWSLLRTGRLEQATSVRKLAYAGAAMTPRLVERLVDTLRPESFVNHFGSTEIYTFTIGADVIVKPGCAGRAGVFSQVRLVEPVPDASPDAEVAPGEQGQIAVSMRNPDAFAGYWRRPDANAKSIRGGWYFPGDLAVADEDGDLWVTGRVDDMINSGGENIYPDEIEDKLIGCPVISEVVVVGLPDDRWGQAATAFFVPESGTTPDHALAEFHSYVREGSGLPSLKRPKRLIAVEEIPKSGTGKILRRRLSSGDYHSLADSDTATDR; encoded by the coding sequence ATGGACCTGAGCACGGTTCTGCGCTGGACGGCCGAGCGCTATCCGCATCGCCGGGCGGTCGGCGGCAGGACCCCGATGACGTACAGAGAGTGGGACGCCCACACCAATCAGCTGGCACGGGCGATGGCCGAGCTCGGTGTCCGTCCGGGCGAACGGGTGGTGCTCCTGAGCACCGGAGGCGAGCCGCTGGCCAGCCTCCATCTGGCGGCGCAGAAGCTGGGTGCCGCCTCCGTACCCCTGTCCTTCCGCTTCGGCGCTTCGGAACTCGCCTACTGCATATCCGACGCGGAGCCGGCACTGGTGATCGCGGACGACTCCACCTCGGCCGTCGCACAGGAGGCACTCGGCGCCATCGAGGCGGTGCCGTGGATCCACTCGGGAGATCCGGCCGAGGCGACGATCGAACGCCTGGCGCGCACCCAGCCGGACGGACCGCTCGACGTCCAGGTGTCCGAGCAGGACATCAGCGTCATGCTCTACACCTCGGGGACCACGGGCAGGCCCAAGGGTGTGCCACGCACGCACAGCGCCGAGCACCACGCCTCGGTCGCCCACCTGCTGCAGAGCGGGCAGTCACTCTTCGACACAACGCTCGGGGTGATGCCGCTGTTTCACACCATGGGGCTGCGTACGCTCATCTCCACCGTCGTCGCCGCGGGCACTTGGGTTCCCCAGACGAAGTTCGACGCCGAGGAGATGCTCGGCCTCATCGCCGACGAGGAGATCAGTTCGCTCTTCCTGGTGCCCACGATCTACTGGTCGCTGTTGCGCACCGGCCGCCTGGAGCAAGCCACATCCGTACGCAAGCTGGCCTACGCCGGCGCTGCGATGACTCCGAGGCTGGTGGAGCGGTTGGTGGACACGCTGCGGCCGGAGTCCTTCGTCAACCACTTCGGCAGCACCGAGATCTACACCTTCACCATCGGGGCCGACGTCATCGTGAAGCCGGGATGTGCGGGCCGGGCCGGGGTCTTCTCCCAGGTCCGCCTGGTGGAGCCGGTCCCGGACGCCTCGCCCGATGCCGAGGTGGCACCGGGCGAGCAGGGGCAGATCGCCGTCTCCATGCGGAACCCGGATGCCTTCGCCGGCTACTGGCGCCGGCCCGACGCGAACGCCAAGTCGATTCGCGGTGGCTGGTACTTCCCCGGTGACCTCGCGGTCGCCGACGAGGACGGCGACCTGTGGGTCACCGGACGCGTCGATGACATGATCAACTCTGGCGGCGAGAACATCTATCCGGACGAGATCGAGGACAAGCTGATCGGCTGTCCGGTGATCAGCGAAGTCGTCGTCGTCGGGCTCCCCGACGACCGCTGGGGACAGGCCGCCACCGCCTTCTTCGTCCCCGAGAGCGGGACGACCCCCGACCACGCGCTCGCGGAGTTCCACTCCTATGTGCGCGAGGGTTCCGGACTGCCGTCCCTCAAACGCCCCAAGCGGCTCATCGCCGTCGAAGAAATCCCGAAGTCGGGCACCGGCAAGATCCTCCGCCGCCGGCTGAGCTCCGGCGACTACCACTCGCTGGCCGACAGCGACACCGCGACAGACAGGTGA
- a CDS encoding IS30 family transposase, with the protein MRDYGFSPAQQDEVWRRWREGQSFSLIGRALGAPMQHARRFLYQSGGVRLTPQTRSERHLSGSEREEIFRGIAAGESARQLAKRLGRSPSTVSREVARNGGRDRYRAASADAAAYTRGRRPKQVKLAQRPALRALVEAKLALCWSPEQIAGWLRRQFPGDASMQISHEAIYLSLYDPRRRQAIDLSLTQRLRSGRPMRRPKIARRPTGRGIIRGMVSITARPTEVEDRKVPGHWEGDLVMGTRPSAVATLVERTSRYTAIVALPDGIKAEQVTPHLTRSLLGIPPQLRRTLTWDRGREMAEHQAITAGTGMPIYLCKPRSPWQRGTNENTNRLLRQYLPKGADLRTFSQADLDAIAHELNHRPRKTHGYRTPAEVYADLLNSGDALTA; encoded by the coding sequence GTGCGTGACTACGGGTTTTCACCGGCTCAGCAGGATGAGGTCTGGAGACGCTGGCGTGAGGGGCAGTCGTTCAGCTTGATCGGGCGGGCACTCGGGGCACCGATGCAGCACGCCCGCCGTTTCCTGTACCAGAGCGGCGGCGTCCGCCTCACCCCGCAGACGCGGTCAGAGCGGCATCTGAGCGGCAGCGAGCGCGAGGAGATATTCCGCGGCATCGCCGCCGGGGAATCGGCCCGGCAGCTGGCGAAGCGGCTGGGCCGATCCCCTTCGACCGTCTCCCGCGAGGTCGCCCGCAACGGCGGCCGGGACCGCTACCGAGCCGCCTCGGCCGATGCGGCCGCCTACACGCGCGGGCGCCGACCCAAGCAGGTCAAGCTCGCCCAACGGCCCGCTCTGCGCGCCCTGGTGGAAGCCAAGCTGGCTCTGTGCTGGTCACCCGAGCAGATCGCAGGATGGCTGCGACGGCAGTTTCCTGGTGACGCCTCCATGCAGATCTCGCACGAAGCGATCTACCTCTCGCTCTACGACCCTCGCCGGCGTCAGGCGATCGACCTCAGCCTCACCCAGCGGCTGCGGTCAGGAAGACCCATGCGCCGACCGAAGATCGCCCGCCGGCCCACCGGGCGGGGCATCATCCGCGGCATGGTATCCATCACCGCGCGCCCCACCGAGGTCGAGGACCGGAAGGTTCCCGGCCACTGGGAGGGCGACCTCGTGATGGGCACCCGGCCCTCGGCCGTCGCCACGCTCGTCGAGCGCACCAGCCGCTACACGGCCATCGTCGCGCTGCCGGACGGCATCAAGGCTGAGCAGGTCACTCCGCACCTCACCAGGAGTCTCCTCGGCATCCCGCCCCAGCTACGACGAACGCTCACCTGGGACCGGGGCCGGGAGATGGCCGAGCACCAGGCCATCACCGCCGGGACCGGGATGCCGATCTACCTCTGCAAGCCGCGCAGCCCGTGGCAGCGCGGCACCAACGAGAACACCAACCGACTGCTTCGGCAGTACCTGCCCAAGGGCGCGGACCTCCGCACGTTCAGCCAGGCCGACCTGGACGCCATCGCCCACGAGCTCAACCATCGCCCACGCAAGACCCACGGGTACCGCACTCCGGCAGAGGTCTACGCTGACCTCCTGAACAGCGGTGATGCGCTGACCGCTTGA
- a CDS encoding xanthine dehydrogenase family protein molybdopterin-binding subunit, with protein sequence MTATMGRPGPPTARIEDPALLTGRGRFLDDLDPLPGTLTAAVVRSPHPHARIRGVNLERARRHPGVAAVIGPDEVTATLRPFPLSVKTPMPYYPTGTDKVRFVGEPVAVVVAKDRYLAEDAAELVEIDYDPLPPVVDVERALLPDSPRLHEGADSNVATDRTFEFGDVDGCFATAHHVVKGKYTFPRYSSTPMECYAVIAQWQDEADGPAVQAWANFHGPFSMVPVLAGALGVPASRVRLMIPSDNGGSFGIKAGIYPYVALMALASKHAGRPVRWTEDRIEHMLASSAGSDRVMWFEAAVSADGKVRALSADLVDNVGAYLRPPEPSTLYRCFGNITGAYTIDAVRIRSRAVVTNKTPTGLNRGFGGQQLYFGLERLMDKIAGVCGLDPVELRQRNFVGSEAFPYTTPTGGIYDSGDYQRAMDMLLKNADYQALREHQRAARERGEYYGIGVATIVDPSATNIGYVSLATPAEQRTAGRGKSGSTEHVRVSVDLNGIVSVLLGTVPQGQGHATVAQAVVAGQLGLPLDQVRPVVEMDTATTPWTVTSGSYSSRFAPLLTSALVEASEKLAETVKVAGATLLDVRPDEVELADGQVRVRDEPERAAPFRHAAGLVHWDPGALPEGTTARLYEEAAFTPPQSKAASRSDQINSSLCYGFVAELVTVRIDAETRQLRLDQVVTVHDPGTILNHTLLEGQIHGALAHAIGGSMFEEMRYTDAGQPTATFMDYLCPTTAETRYALNSDHLETPSPLTRLGAKGCGEGSSMSLPAAIAGAVADALAPAGVDITTLPLHGNVLNELLNGSDSERDL encoded by the coding sequence GTGACCGCGACCATGGGACGGCCGGGGCCGCCGACCGCACGGATCGAGGACCCCGCGCTGCTCACCGGCCGAGGCCGCTTCCTCGACGATCTCGACCCGCTGCCGGGCACATTGACCGCCGCGGTCGTCCGGAGCCCGCACCCTCACGCCCGCATCCGCGGCGTGAATCTCGAACGGGCGCGGCGGCACCCCGGTGTGGCCGCCGTGATCGGTCCCGATGAGGTCACCGCGACATTGCGGCCGTTCCCGCTCTCCGTCAAGACGCCCATGCCGTACTACCCGACGGGTACCGACAAAGTCCGGTTCGTCGGTGAACCGGTCGCCGTGGTGGTTGCCAAGGACCGCTACCTCGCGGAGGACGCCGCCGAACTCGTGGAGATCGACTACGACCCGCTGCCCCCGGTGGTCGACGTCGAAAGGGCGCTCCTGCCCGACTCCCCGCGACTGCACGAGGGCGCCGACAGCAATGTGGCGACTGACCGAACCTTCGAATTCGGTGATGTGGACGGCTGCTTCGCCACAGCCCATCACGTGGTGAAGGGCAAGTACACCTTCCCGCGGTACTCCTCGACCCCGATGGAGTGCTACGCGGTCATCGCCCAATGGCAGGACGAGGCCGACGGACCGGCCGTTCAGGCGTGGGCGAATTTTCACGGCCCGTTCTCCATGGTCCCGGTGCTGGCGGGGGCGCTGGGCGTACCCGCCTCCCGCGTCCGGCTGATGATCCCGTCCGACAACGGCGGCAGCTTCGGCATCAAGGCCGGCATCTACCCCTACGTGGCTCTGATGGCGCTGGCCAGCAAGCACGCCGGCCGCCCGGTGCGCTGGACCGAGGACCGCATCGAGCATATGCTCGCCAGCTCCGCCGGATCCGACCGCGTGATGTGGTTCGAAGCGGCGGTCTCCGCCGACGGCAAGGTGCGGGCGCTCAGCGCGGACCTGGTGGACAACGTCGGCGCGTATCTCCGCCCGCCGGAGCCCAGCACGCTGTACCGCTGTTTCGGCAACATCACCGGCGCGTACACGATCGACGCCGTGCGGATCCGCTCCCGCGCGGTCGTGACCAACAAGACACCCACCGGACTCAACCGCGGATTCGGCGGTCAGCAGCTGTATTTCGGCCTGGAACGGCTGATGGACAAGATCGCCGGGGTCTGCGGTCTGGACCCGGTAGAACTGCGGCAGCGCAACTTCGTCGGCAGTGAGGCATTCCCGTACACCACTCCGACCGGCGGTATCTACGACTCGGGCGACTACCAGCGCGCCATGGACATGCTGCTGAAGAACGCCGACTACCAGGCGCTGCGGGAACACCAGCGCGCGGCGCGTGAGCGCGGCGAATACTACGGCATCGGCGTCGCCACCATCGTCGATCCGTCGGCGACCAACATCGGCTATGTGAGTCTGGCCACCCCGGCCGAGCAGCGCACGGCGGGGCGCGGCAAGTCCGGCTCCACCGAGCATGTGCGCGTCAGCGTGGACCTCAACGGCATCGTGTCCGTCCTGCTGGGCACCGTGCCACAGGGACAGGGCCACGCCACGGTCGCACAGGCCGTGGTCGCCGGACAGCTCGGGCTGCCGCTGGATCAGGTCCGTCCGGTGGTCGAGATGGACACCGCCACCACCCCCTGGACAGTGACCTCCGGCAGCTATTCGTCGCGGTTCGCCCCCTTGCTGACCAGCGCGCTGGTCGAAGCCAGTGAAAAACTGGCAGAGACCGTCAAGGTCGCCGGCGCCACCTTGCTGGACGTCCGTCCGGACGAGGTGGAACTCGCCGACGGCCAGGTCCGGGTCCGGGACGAGCCCGAGCGGGCTGCGCCGTTCCGGCACGCGGCCGGGCTGGTCCACTGGGACCCCGGCGCACTGCCCGAGGGCACCACCGCGCGGCTGTACGAGGAGGCCGCCTTCACGCCCCCTCAGTCGAAGGCCGCAAGCAGAAGCGATCAGATCAACTCGAGCCTGTGCTACGGATTCGTCGCCGAGCTCGTCACCGTACGCATCGACGCCGAGACCCGGCAGCTCCGGCTCGACCAGGTGGTGACCGTTCACGACCCGGGCACCATCCTCAACCACACGCTCCTCGAGGGCCAGATCCACGGCGCGCTCGCACACGCCATAGGCGGCTCGATGTTCGAGGAGATGCGCTACACCGATGCCGGACAACCGACCGCGACGTTCATGGACTATCTCTGTCCCACCACGGCGGAGACGCGGTACGCACTCAACAGCGACCACCTGGAGACGCCCTCCCCGCTCACCCGCCTCGGTGCGAAGGGGTGCGGCGAGGGCAGCAGTATGAGCCTTCCCGCCGCGATCGCGGGCGCGGTCGCCGACGCGCTCGCTCCGGCGGGTGTGGACATCACCACCC
- a CDS encoding PadR family transcriptional regulator yields the protein MSTLRLSTTSYVVLGMIAMRGPSTPYDLKRAIGRSVGYFWNFPHAQLYAEPKRLQEAGLLDVHEEDTGRRRKIYTMTEAGDAALRVWLAEPVKEHFELRDIAEIKLFFNELAEPDDVARLARDQIEQHERRIAEYEEMRLRYGGIEEVSSRMVTLELGLGMEYAARDFWRGVQARVERGEFSSVKGRPMAR from the coding sequence ATGTCAACACTCCGGCTCTCGACGACGTCGTACGTGGTTCTCGGGATGATCGCGATGCGTGGCCCGTCCACCCCCTACGACCTCAAGCGTGCGATCGGCCGGTCTGTGGGCTACTTCTGGAACTTCCCGCACGCTCAGCTGTATGCGGAGCCCAAGAGGCTGCAAGAGGCAGGGCTCCTGGACGTGCATGAGGAGGACACCGGGCGGCGGCGCAAGATCTACACGATGACCGAGGCGGGCGACGCCGCGCTGAGGGTCTGGCTGGCCGAACCGGTCAAGGAGCACTTCGAGCTGCGTGACATCGCGGAGATCAAGCTGTTCTTCAACGAGTTGGCGGAGCCGGACGACGTGGCGCGCCTCGCCCGGGACCAGATCGAGCAGCATGAGCGGCGCATCGCGGAGTACGAGGAGATGCGGCTCCGTTACGGCGGGATCGAAGAGGTCTCCAGCCGTATGGTCACCCTCGAGCTCGGCCTCGGCATGGAATACGCCGCGCGTGACTTCTGGCGCGGTGTCCAGGCGCGTGTCGAGCGCGGTGAGTTCTCGTCCGTGAAAGGGCGGCCGATGGCCCGGTAG